One genomic window of uncultured Erythrobacter sp. includes the following:
- a CDS encoding serine protease — protein MTPASFGNAVRGKAMHFKAALLGLAILAVQVCAGEALAQDPINGAVHDDTSEVFAENGETPVLLLRLSDDLQPDQRVAAETVIGSLPTIAVGAGATHQIAPHPSMGELLVLHEIQGAGPFERFALDEQLERRGAMPLDAVYEFYTSDLALENAWASNVPLPIELGDIEQSGFAAHLRERLMVLARRAALVNMARHNSSGSISVCVSNTLPPASLCPTPRQGRRWNEVSESEPIYITVEADKPLAKFVSIAAINRDGGVRHVMTGEAAAYLTEPAPIVGQASRDEVAAQSRWIFAPDSPLNEQLAPGHHDLLILTSERPIPTSLWGQSLTGTVSSDVCAEPFEAGLCRAMQGKRGSLAPDQEHDITVIPVAVRGFVPRTRRLVRGSPASRAVSLWQAQLLRYRKIELDTRTASGRNRFSFKQSHKCGGAYIGDGFVLTAAHCIPDDVSEMRIRLGSRNIAHGGQTFKVRSLVQHKRGNARARRVDLAVIQLKASAEDLRKLGNNLQEVPLATDRNPRFVDASGLTVTGWGFQKARLPGQTGWLAADGTRQTQPDRLSQLVLDQVDMAECRARSEYSAYLSRDILCLRGAIRGGDSCSGDSGGPVTSRSASGRRLVGIVSSGIGCAFEDLPAVYVKVAQHTGWIDRAKAKMRNSRAGYYELD, from the coding sequence ATGACCCCAGCTAGTTTTGGCAACGCAGTTCGGGGGAAAGCGATGCACTTCAAAGCGGCCTTACTTGGATTGGCGATCCTCGCTGTTCAGGTTTGCGCTGGAGAGGCCTTGGCTCAGGACCCGATCAACGGCGCTGTGCACGACGATACAAGCGAAGTGTTCGCTGAGAACGGCGAAACGCCGGTTCTTCTTCTCCGTTTGTCCGATGATCTGCAGCCCGACCAGCGCGTGGCTGCGGAAACCGTGATCGGGTCCCTCCCGACAATTGCCGTCGGCGCAGGTGCAACGCATCAGATCGCGCCGCACCCTTCGATGGGAGAGCTATTGGTCCTCCACGAAATTCAGGGGGCCGGCCCTTTCGAACGTTTCGCACTCGATGAGCAGCTGGAACGTCGTGGTGCGATGCCGCTCGATGCGGTCTACGAATTCTACACCTCCGATTTGGCTCTTGAGAATGCCTGGGCCTCCAACGTTCCTCTGCCGATCGAGCTTGGCGATATCGAGCAGAGCGGTTTTGCGGCACATCTACGCGAGCGACTGATGGTGTTGGCGCGGCGCGCGGCCCTCGTGAATATGGCGCGGCACAACAGCTCGGGGAGCATCTCGGTTTGTGTCAGCAACACTTTGCCGCCCGCTAGCCTCTGCCCCACGCCGCGGCAAGGCCGGAGGTGGAACGAAGTCTCGGAGAGCGAACCGATCTACATCACTGTCGAGGCGGACAAACCACTCGCCAAATTCGTCTCGATTGCGGCGATCAACCGTGACGGCGGCGTCAGGCATGTGATGACAGGAGAGGCGGCTGCGTATCTGACCGAACCCGCACCAATCGTCGGCCAAGCATCGCGTGACGAAGTAGCCGCTCAGAGCCGATGGATATTCGCACCGGATAGCCCGCTAAACGAGCAGCTGGCGCCTGGTCATCACGACTTGCTCATCCTGACCAGCGAGCGGCCCATTCCGACTTCTCTATGGGGGCAGAGCCTGACGGGGACCGTTTCTTCGGATGTTTGTGCCGAGCCGTTCGAGGCTGGGTTATGCCGCGCCATGCAGGGCAAAAGGGGGAGCTTGGCACCTGATCAGGAGCACGACATCACCGTCATCCCTGTCGCCGTGCGCGGCTTTGTTCCCAGGACTCGCCGACTGGTGAGGGGATCGCCCGCCAGCCGCGCCGTGTCACTATGGCAGGCACAATTGCTCCGCTACCGGAAGATCGAGCTTGATACGCGAACAGCGAGCGGCAGAAACAGGTTCAGCTTCAAACAGTCGCACAAATGCGGCGGCGCTTATATCGGGGATGGGTTCGTGTTGACTGCCGCGCATTGCATTCCGGATGATGTCAGCGAGATGCGGATACGACTTGGTTCGCGCAACATCGCCCATGGCGGCCAGACGTTCAAAGTGCGCTCTCTGGTCCAGCACAAAAGAGGAAATGCGCGAGCTCGGCGGGTCGATCTGGCGGTCATTCAGCTGAAGGCGTCTGCCGAGGACTTGCGTAAGCTCGGAAACAACTTGCAAGAAGTTCCACTCGCCACCGATCGCAATCCCCGCTTTGTCGACGCCAGCGGCCTGACGGTCACAGGCTGGGGTTTCCAGAAAGCACGGCTGCCGGGGCAGACCGGATGGCTGGCCGCCGACGGGACCCGGCAAACGCAGCCCGATAGATTGAGCCAGCTCGTGCTTGATCAGGTCGACATGGCAGAGTGCCGCGCGCGATCAGAATACTCGGCCTATCTTTCACGAGACATACTGTGTCTGCGCGGCGCAATTCGGGGGGGAGATTCCTGTTCTGGTGACAGCGGCGGGCCGGTTACCAGCCGCTCTGCGAGTGGGCGGCGATTGGTAGGGATCGTCTCAAGCGGGATCGGTTGCGCTTTCGAAGACCTTCCGGCGGTCTATGTGAAGGTCGCCCAGCATACGGGCTGGATCGACCGAGCGAAGGCCAAGATGCGCAATTCGCGCGCGGGATATTACGAATTGGATTGA
- a CDS encoding methyl-accepting chemotaxis protein has protein sequence MTAIQEIAADLAAEHAAENAGSFTGPAAARTSPTGWFAALSIGQKVRVFFGINLTFALLAGLFVVFGFVKLGQGSESVRNAHENVIAAERLLFDLSEAQRHTEMYLAEGQDERASAALDRLDRAESKIAPLRSMVMETNPSAYAKLGLIGESVADFRREIAAFDAGTADSDTRATSASNVETNGGIVLDAALEVAGSLGRDEAAIAESESDLIWTLLSIWVGLTVILTILTLIADRYLHRTISISLRELTSQMSKLASGDKDVTVPGKDRLDEIGEMARAMEVFHRTGSRLERLSRERAEKANAELEEQTRREAEREEARLERDRALQDVADQFERTVGEVVSSVASSSSQLHSTSGTMAETAEKASTRTGEVSKYMGEANRGATAAAAASDEFAMSIGEVSRQAATSAELARKATATASEADVTISALSDSAEQVGQIVELIQTIAQRTNLLALNASIEAARGGEAGRGFAVVASEVKDLAMQTSRATEQIAEQIRGMQDTTGASVSALRTIGNQVQQLETTAVAIASAVDQQSLAGRDLARSIDLAARGTEQVSGHLEDVRALSLSTGSAASQVLASATDLEEQSATLRTQVDRFLNKVRTG, from the coding sequence ATGACTGCGATCCAGGAAATTGCCGCCGACCTGGCCGCTGAGCACGCGGCGGAGAATGCCGGTTCATTCACCGGACCTGCAGCGGCTCGCACGAGTCCCACAGGCTGGTTCGCGGCGCTCTCCATCGGTCAGAAGGTCAGGGTGTTTTTCGGCATCAATCTGACTTTCGCGCTGCTGGCAGGCCTGTTTGTTGTGTTCGGCTTTGTTAAACTTGGCCAGGGTTCGGAAAGCGTCAGAAACGCGCATGAGAATGTGATTGCTGCCGAACGTTTGCTGTTCGACCTCAGCGAAGCGCAGCGGCATACAGAGATGTATCTTGCGGAGGGGCAGGATGAACGCGCCAGCGCGGCGCTGGATCGCCTTGACCGGGCTGAATCCAAGATCGCACCGCTCCGGTCTATGGTCATGGAAACCAATCCGTCCGCATATGCCAAACTGGGACTGATCGGTGAAAGCGTCGCCGATTTCCGCCGAGAAATCGCAGCGTTTGATGCAGGAACTGCCGATTCCGATACTCGCGCTACTTCGGCGAGCAATGTCGAGACTAATGGTGGTATCGTGCTCGATGCGGCGTTGGAAGTCGCGGGCAGTCTTGGTCGGGACGAAGCTGCAATCGCGGAATCGGAATCAGATCTGATTTGGACGTTGCTATCGATCTGGGTCGGCCTGACAGTGATCCTCACCATTTTGACCTTGATCGCCGATCGATATCTGCATCGCACCATCAGTATCTCGTTGCGCGAATTGACCTCACAGATGTCCAAGCTGGCGAGCGGAGACAAGGACGTCACCGTGCCGGGCAAGGACCGATTGGACGAAATCGGGGAAATGGCCCGGGCAATGGAGGTGTTCCACAGAACCGGTTCGCGTCTGGAGCGCCTCAGCCGAGAACGGGCAGAAAAGGCCAATGCCGAGCTCGAAGAGCAGACACGTCGTGAGGCAGAACGCGAGGAAGCTCGCCTGGAACGCGACCGAGCGCTTCAGGACGTCGCCGATCAGTTCGAACGCACGGTTGGCGAGGTCGTCAGCAGCGTAGCATCGTCCTCCAGCCAGCTTCATTCGACTTCGGGCACAATGGCCGAAACTGCGGAGAAGGCGAGCACAAGAACAGGCGAAGTCTCGAAATACATGGGCGAAGCCAATCGCGGCGCTACGGCAGCCGCCGCGGCAAGCGACGAATTTGCCATGTCGATCGGTGAAGTCAGCCGCCAGGCGGCCACATCTGCAGAGCTGGCACGCAAGGCAACGGCCACTGCCAGTGAAGCAGATGTCACAATCTCTGCTCTTTCAGACTCCGCCGAACAGGTTGGTCAGATTGTCGAATTGATTCAAACGATTGCGCAACGGACGAACCTGCTGGCGCTCAACGCCTCGATCGAGGCGGCGCGCGGCGGTGAAGCCGGACGCGGCTTTGCGGTGGTCGCCAGTGAAGTGAAAGATCTGGCAATGCAAACCAGCCGCGCGACCGAGCAAATTGCCGAGCAAATTCGCGGTATGCAGGACACAACGGGCGCAAGTGTCAGCGCGCTCAGGACCATCGGAAATCAGGTACAGCAGCTCGAAACGACCGCCGTCGCGATCGCCAGCGCTGTCGACCAACAATCCTTGGCCGGACGTGATCTTGCCCGCAGCATCGATTTGGCTGCACGCGGAACCGAGCAGGTATCTGGTCATCTCGAAGATGTACGCGCCCTCTCACTGTCGACCGGATCGGCGGCAAGCCAGGTTTTGGCAAGTGCGACCGATCTGGAAGAGCAATCGGCGACCCTGCGCACGCAGGTCGATCGGTTCCTGAATAAGGTAAGGACGGGTTAA
- a CDS encoding methyl-accepting chemotaxis protein, translated as MNVMTSRDELEEHAVPEFPQDLLAEFQADLPAAEADVLPENAPKTSIERIGWFRDLRLASKIHTIFGSFFAIGFAMSLVLGLGLNELWSRYQVSNEVQLAVVTSSEFHGTTGELRYHSARFIFEREPAVLERRRESFSTAVQQLDKISSVVGQHIPQLSPRADKIQTDLTEYNATFGQLISVMQSEGRSEASEALAYQVSDRGDALVAEAQNFSDDLTSASESIKQTGVDYFFTMVLIVAGLGLIAGLILLLGLSYLSRDFSRKIGEVTEGMIRLTKGDRHFEIAGRDRKDEIGDMVSALDLFKRANRKLETWARERAQRAEEEIQMQREREREREEAEAHKTKLLTEVAQQFERTVGEVVHKVADASSELHSTATKMAETAEETSARTTLVAQDMADANSGATSAAAASDEFALSIGEISRQAATSSDLARLATDATSEADTTISALADSAEQVGQIVELIQTIAQRTNLLALNASIEAARGGEAGRGFAVVASEVKELAMQTSRATEQVADQIRAMQDTTGASVNALRSIAGQVKELETTAVSIASAVDQQSVAGQDLAQSIDLAARGTEKVAGHIEDVRELSLSTGAAASQVLTSANDLEVQASTLGDQVKAFLQRVREA; from the coding sequence ATGAATGTTATGACGAGTCGGGATGAGCTTGAGGAACATGCGGTTCCCGAGTTCCCGCAGGATTTGCTAGCCGAGTTCCAGGCTGACCTTCCCGCTGCTGAAGCGGATGTATTGCCCGAAAACGCCCCAAAAACGTCAATCGAACGCATTGGCTGGTTTCGCGACCTCAGGCTTGCTTCAAAAATTCACACGATCTTCGGCAGCTTCTTCGCCATCGGCTTCGCCATGTCGCTCGTGCTCGGCCTTGGTCTGAATGAACTCTGGTCCCGATACCAAGTCTCAAACGAAGTCCAGCTTGCAGTCGTCACTTCGTCCGAGTTCCACGGAACGACCGGCGAGCTTCGCTACCATTCCGCCCGCTTCATATTCGAGCGCGAGCCAGCCGTATTGGAGCGGCGGCGCGAGAGTTTTTCGACCGCCGTCCAGCAACTCGACAAGATTAGCAGCGTGGTTGGGCAGCACATCCCGCAGCTTTCCCCGCGTGCCGACAAGATCCAGACCGATCTGACCGAATACAATGCGACATTCGGGCAGCTCATTTCTGTGATGCAGAGCGAGGGACGTTCTGAGGCATCCGAAGCCCTTGCCTACCAAGTCTCGGATCGCGGTGATGCACTGGTCGCAGAAGCACAGAATTTCTCCGATGACCTCACCTCCGCAAGCGAGTCCATCAAGCAGACCGGTGTCGACTATTTCTTCACGATGGTGCTGATTGTCGCCGGGCTTGGACTGATCGCCGGACTGATCCTCTTGCTCGGCCTTTCATACCTCTCACGCGATTTCTCCCGCAAGATCGGCGAAGTGACCGAGGGCATGATCCGCCTGACAAAAGGTGATCGTCATTTCGAAATCGCCGGGCGCGATCGCAAAGATGAAATCGGCGACATGGTTTCTGCGCTGGATCTATTCAAACGCGCCAACCGCAAGCTTGAGACCTGGGCCCGCGAAAGAGCGCAGCGCGCCGAAGAAGAAATACAGATGCAGCGCGAACGTGAACGCGAACGCGAAGAAGCCGAAGCCCACAAGACCAAGCTGCTGACCGAAGTCGCACAGCAATTCGAACGCACTGTCGGTGAGGTCGTGCACAAGGTGGCAGACGCCTCGAGCGAGCTTCACAGCACCGCCACCAAGATGGCTGAAACCGCCGAGGAAACGAGCGCCCGAACCACGTTGGTTGCGCAGGACATGGCGGATGCCAATTCGGGTGCAACGTCGGCCGCAGCGGCCAGTGATGAATTTGCCCTGTCGATCGGAGAGATCAGCCGTCAGGCCGCAACCTCAAGCGATCTTGCACGACTGGCAACCGATGCCACCAGCGAGGCTGACACAACGATTTCAGCCTTGGCCGATTCAGCGGAACAAGTCGGCCAGATCGTCGAACTGATCCAAACCATCGCTCAGCGAACCAATCTGCTCGCGCTCAATGCCTCAATCGAAGCGGCGCGCGGCGGCGAAGCGGGGCGCGGCTTTGCTGTCGTCGCGAGCGAGGTGAAAGAACTGGCGATGCAAACCAGCCGTGCAACCGAACAGGTCGCCGACCAGATCCGGGCAATGCAGGACACAACCGGAGCCAGCGTGAATGCGCTGCGCTCAATCGCCGGCCAGGTGAAGGAACTGGAAACAACCGCCGTTTCCATCGCCAGCGCGGTCGATCAGCAGTCGGTTGCTGGACAGGATCTCGCCCAAAGCATCGATTTGGCCGCGCGCGGCACAGAGAAGGTTGCTGGACATATCGAAGACGTCCGCGAACTCTCGCTATCTACCGGAGCAGCCGCAAGTCAGGTGCTGACAAGTGCCAATGATCTCGAAGTGCAAGCTTCGACACTCGGCGATCAGGTGAAAGCATTCCTCCAGCGCGTGCGCGAAGCGTAA
- a CDS encoding CheR family methyltransferase, which yields MEVSQASHQIIADLLAARTGQQLTESRRWRVGSALAGVFRERGITNVDQLVCLLAQPENSIEGRKLSQEVVEALLNNETYFFRDKPTFDQLPEDILPELASRREHSRRLSIWCAGCSTGQEVYSLAMLFADQAERWNGWTIDILGTDVSHSAIASARSGLYSQFEVQRGLGVTQMLTHFEESQQGWQILDRTRAFARFRQHNVLDDAPVRQPVDLILCRNVLLYFAQPNRHRAFSRLSGALAADGYLMLGAGETVVGQTQEFAPVADHASLYKPIDLSAATELRTIRV from the coding sequence TTGGAAGTCAGCCAAGCCTCCCACCAGATAATCGCCGATCTGCTTGCCGCCCGAACCGGGCAGCAATTGACCGAAAGCAGACGCTGGCGTGTCGGCAGCGCGTTGGCGGGTGTTTTCCGCGAGCGCGGCATCACGAATGTCGATCAATTGGTCTGCCTGTTGGCACAGCCCGAGAACTCGATCGAGGGGCGCAAGCTTTCTCAGGAAGTTGTCGAAGCGCTGCTCAACAACGAAACCTATTTCTTCCGCGACAAGCCGACTTTTGATCAATTGCCCGAAGATATTCTGCCGGAGCTCGCAAGTCGGCGCGAGCATAGTCGGCGGCTATCCATCTGGTGTGCCGGATGCTCGACAGGGCAGGAAGTCTATTCGCTGGCGATGTTGTTCGCCGATCAGGCAGAACGCTGGAACGGCTGGACCATCGATATCCTGGGAACTGATGTGTCGCACAGCGCCATCGCGTCGGCACGAAGCGGCCTATACAGCCAATTCGAGGTCCAGCGCGGGCTTGGCGTCACGCAAATGCTGACCCATTTCGAGGAAAGTCAGCAAGGCTGGCAGATACTCGATCGCACCCGCGCCTTTGCGCGGTTTCGCCAGCATAACGTGCTCGATGATGCTCCGGTCCGTCAGCCGGTTGATTTGATCCTGTGCCGCAATGTGCTCCTCTATTTCGCTCAACCGAACCGGCACAGAGCGTTCTCACGGCTGTCCGGAGCGCTGGCAGCGGATGGATATCTTATGCTCGGCGCGGGGGAAACCGTGGTCGGCCAGACGCAGGAATTCGCCCCGGTTGCTGACCATGCAAGCCTGTATAAGCCGATTGACCTCTCCGCAGCGACCGAGTTGCGCACAATCCGAGTCTAA
- a CDS encoding bifunctional diguanylate cyclase/phosphodiesterase, which produces MLELSKPWRLTPNGLVAVPLAVLSIVFALILMAVIASDQIEVVSVAPLLIAGVLVYAATLFLLAWTGFASVRELETQGSTDSLSQLPNRRALHADIERFSEGGDEVAIALVDLDSFKQVNDHYGHAVGDQLIQQCAELLRESCGSEATCYRLGGDEFAAVMSGPVSGTILEGICRSLLEKLSIPVQVGDRQIAMGASIGLARSTADNRLPSSEMLRRSDVAMYASKRSGKMRCTWFNKTFDQRREAMRELDDEMRCGLADGEFALAYQPLVNASTGEIVAVESLLRWNRADGRQVGPNIFVPVAEESGLINAIGLWVLRQAVSDALRWGDITLSVNISAAQLRNPEFPIQLGEVLEDTGFPPHQLELEITETCLVLDPVVAERTLDLIRGFGVNIALDDFGTGYASIGFLRQFRFEKLKLDRSLVELAGEDDGSRAMMLSSIAMARALNMAVTAEGVETNEQADMVRTAGCDQIQGWLFYKALPAAEIDQIISAQEAQLHPKPAQESGKAA; this is translated from the coding sequence GTGCTGGAACTAAGCAAGCCTTGGCGCTTGACGCCCAACGGCCTGGTTGCCGTACCGCTTGCGGTCCTTTCCATCGTCTTCGCTCTCATTCTAATGGCGGTGATCGCCAGCGATCAGATTGAGGTCGTATCCGTTGCGCCGCTGCTCATTGCTGGTGTCCTTGTCTATGCCGCCACCTTGTTTCTGCTTGCATGGACCGGGTTTGCGAGCGTTCGAGAACTGGAAACACAGGGCAGCACTGACAGTCTGAGCCAGCTTCCCAATCGCCGCGCCCTTCATGCCGATATCGAGCGCTTCTCCGAAGGAGGTGACGAAGTTGCAATCGCGCTTGTCGATTTGGACAGCTTCAAACAGGTCAATGACCATTACGGCCACGCTGTTGGCGACCAGCTGATCCAGCAATGCGCCGAACTCTTAAGAGAGTCCTGCGGATCCGAGGCCACATGCTACCGACTGGGCGGTGACGAATTCGCAGCGGTGATGAGCGGCCCCGTTTCCGGCACGATCCTCGAAGGCATCTGCCGATCACTGCTGGAGAAACTTTCGATCCCCGTGCAAGTCGGCGACCGACAGATCGCAATGGGGGCCAGCATCGGACTGGCCCGCAGCACAGCCGACAACCGCCTCCCTTCGAGTGAAATGCTCCGCCGCAGCGATGTCGCGATGTATGCTTCAAAACGCAGCGGCAAAATGCGCTGCACCTGGTTCAACAAGACGTTCGACCAGCGCCGCGAAGCAATGCGCGAGCTGGACGATGAGATGCGTTGCGGGTTGGCCGACGGCGAATTCGCTCTGGCCTATCAGCCGCTCGTCAATGCCAGCACTGGCGAGATCGTCGCGGTGGAATCGCTGCTGCGCTGGAACCGCGCAGACGGCCGCCAAGTCGGCCCCAATATCTTTGTCCCCGTTGCTGAGGAATCGGGCCTGATCAACGCGATAGGTCTTTGGGTCTTACGCCAGGCTGTGTCCGATGCGCTGCGCTGGGGCGACATAACGCTTTCGGTCAACATTTCTGCGGCACAATTGCGCAATCCCGAATTTCCAATCCAGCTTGGTGAGGTGCTCGAAGACACGGGGTTTCCGCCGCACCAGCTTGAGCTGGAGATTACCGAGACTTGTCTCGTCCTCGACCCGGTGGTGGCAGAGCGTACGCTCGATCTGATCCGCGGCTTTGGTGTCAATATCGCACTCGATGACTTCGGCACCGGATACGCGTCAATCGGGTTCCTGCGCCAGTTCCGGTTTGAGAAGCTGAAACTGGATCGCAGCCTGGTCGAACTGGCGGGCGAAGATGACGGCAGCCGCGCCATGATGTTGTCGAGCATCGCAATGGCCCGGGCGCTGAACATGGCGGTGACGGCCGAAGGCGTCGAGACCAATGAACAGGCGGATATGGTTAGGACCGCAGGGTGCGATCAGATCCAGGGCTGGTTGTTCTACAAGGCTCTTCCAGCTGCTGAGATCGATCAGATCATCTCCGCGCAGGAAGCACAGCTCCATCCGAAACCTGCACAAGAAAGCGGGAAAGCAGCATGA
- a CDS encoding TIR domain-containing protein, whose protein sequence is MGGSDQPPAPNEGSGAQAGERGPDVFLSYSRVDQPRAQQIFDAMEAAGISVWWDGMLEGGTRFHQVTEFNLENAAAVVVLWTKTSIASHWVHDEATRGRDRSVLIPVSMDGSLPPLGFRQFQWIDMSASDGSASDPQTIKLIDAIKAKRGAAGGEIPSGPPATIVGSVPSSAPAPSRSGFQLDRRAAIIGGGAAAIGAVGLAAWGSGLWTGAGGVKRLAVMPFDVVGEAGDQSAILSGISQQIRTQLSRNPLLHVAAQTSSQALKESGKTASAICEELQVDYLLTGRVALDGQRLDVGGELIEGRADRTLLPIEEVGPVGSILTLQGQIATNVIRELTADEDNSDQSDLGGTENVAAYDAFLRGQELYDSAIDEASDRAALTKFDEAIAIDPSYAAAHTMRGRTLALIGTLYGDRSERDKGAEEGLKSAREAIRLAPEFADGHSVVGYIYANELLAMNKAREPYAKSVEFGQGDAEIQSRYAVYRSRMGDFTAAREAIGRALGLDPLNSRVFRFAGNIEYDSRQYDAAIERFRDALTMQANASMSHYLVGITQLALGDVQAAKESFEKERRFVWQKTGLSIAEQSLGNSAAAQQHFGELRDRQGDKSNYQYMQVHAQWGDEEEALGALDAAWEARDGGLIQLKNDPLLDPIRQHPRFAAMLARLGFD, encoded by the coding sequence ATGGGCGGCTCAGATCAACCACCAGCGCCGAACGAAGGTTCGGGCGCACAAGCTGGCGAACGCGGACCTGATGTATTTCTCAGCTATTCGCGGGTTGACCAACCGCGCGCCCAACAAATTTTTGACGCGATGGAGGCCGCAGGCATCTCCGTCTGGTGGGACGGTATGCTGGAAGGCGGCACGCGCTTTCATCAGGTAACCGAGTTCAACCTTGAAAATGCCGCGGCGGTCGTCGTGCTGTGGACCAAGACCTCAATCGCGTCGCACTGGGTTCATGATGAGGCGACGCGCGGGCGCGATCGCAGTGTTCTGATCCCGGTATCCATGGATGGCAGCTTGCCGCCGCTCGGGTTCCGCCAGTTCCAGTGGATCGACATGTCGGCCAGCGACGGCTCTGCAAGCGATCCGCAAACGATAAAGTTGATCGATGCGATCAAGGCGAAACGCGGTGCAGCAGGCGGCGAAATTCCATCGGGTCCGCCAGCTACTATTGTCGGCAGCGTTCCGTCGTCCGCGCCAGCACCATCAAGATCGGGCTTTCAGCTAGACCGCCGTGCCGCGATCATAGGCGGCGGCGCGGCAGCGATTGGAGCCGTCGGCCTCGCTGCATGGGGCAGCGGGCTTTGGACCGGCGCAGGAGGCGTGAAGCGCCTCGCCGTGATGCCGTTCGACGTCGTCGGCGAAGCGGGCGACCAATCGGCAATTCTGTCCGGGATCTCGCAGCAGATCCGCACCCAGCTATCGCGCAACCCCTTGCTCCATGTCGCGGCGCAAACATCGTCGCAGGCGCTCAAGGAAAGCGGCAAAACAGCCAGCGCCATTTGCGAAGAATTGCAGGTCGATTACCTGCTGACGGGCCGGGTCGCGCTAGATGGACAGAGGCTCGATGTAGGGGGCGAGCTGATCGAAGGGCGCGCCGACAGGACTCTCCTGCCCATTGAGGAAGTCGGGCCGGTCGGCAGCATTTTGACACTACAGGGACAGATAGCGACCAACGTCATCCGCGAACTGACCGCGGACGAAGACAACAGCGATCAGTCCGATCTGGGCGGAACCGAAAATGTCGCCGCCTATGACGCCTTCCTTCGCGGGCAAGAATTGTACGATTCTGCCATCGACGAAGCGAGCGACCGCGCGGCTCTCACCAAGTTCGACGAAGCTATCGCGATCGATCCGTCCTACGCCGCCGCTCATACAATGCGCGGGCGCACTCTTGCCTTGATCGGCACGCTGTACGGTGACCGGTCAGAGCGCGACAAAGGGGCTGAAGAGGGCCTGAAGTCAGCGCGCGAGGCTATCCGCCTGGCGCCGGAATTTGCCGACGGTCACAGCGTTGTTGGCTACATCTACGCGAACGAATTGCTGGCCATGAACAAGGCGCGCGAACCCTATGCAAAATCGGTAGAGTTCGGTCAGGGCGACGCCGAAATCCAAAGTCGTTATGCCGTGTATCGATCGCGGATGGGCGATTTCACGGCCGCACGCGAAGCGATTGGCCGCGCACTCGGGCTGGACCCGCTCAATTCTCGCGTGTTCCGCTTCGCCGGCAATATCGAATATGATTCCAGGCAATATGACGCTGCGATTGAGCGCTTCAGGGATGCTCTCACCATGCAGGCGAATGCGTCCATGTCGCATTACCTCGTGGGTATCACACAACTGGCGCTCGGCGATGTTCAGGCCGCCAAGGAGTCGTTCGAAAAAGAACGCAGGTTCGTTTGGCAAAAGACTGGACTATCCATCGCGGAGCAAAGCCTCGGCAATAGCGCGGCGGCGCAGCAGCATTTTGGCGAATTGCGCGATCGGCAAGGCGACAAGAGCAACTACCAATATATGCAGGTTCACGCGCAATGGGGCGACGAAGAAGAGGCGCTTGGTGCACTGGATGCAGCATGGGAGGCGCGCGACGGCGGGCTGATCCAGCTGAAAAACGACCCACTGCTGGACCCCATCCGGCAGCATCCCCGTTTTGCGGCGATGCTGGCGCGGCTCGGCTTTGATTGA